One genomic region from Pseudoduganella lutea encodes:
- a CDS encoding DUF3224 domain-containing protein — MNTIAAIALATATQAITPAQPTEVKGTFDVKVTPAPGAPATADDNRGRMTFTKTFYGALAGTGEGEMLTAGSPATGTAGYVALERFTGTLAGRRGSFVMQHSGTMQAGRQDLAIVIAPGSGTGELAGIAGTATIDIEGKQHYYTLRYTLPAR, encoded by the coding sequence ATGAACACCATCGCCGCCATCGCGCTCGCCACCGCCACACAAGCCATCACGCCGGCCCAGCCCACCGAAGTGAAGGGCACCTTCGACGTGAAGGTCACGCCGGCACCGGGCGCGCCGGCCACCGCGGACGATAACCGCGGCCGCATGACATTCACGAAAACCTTTTACGGCGCACTGGCCGGCACAGGCGAAGGCGAGATGCTGACGGCCGGCAGCCCGGCCACCGGCACCGCCGGCTACGTCGCGTTGGAGCGTTTCACCGGAACGCTGGCAGGACGCCGCGGCAGCTTCGTCATGCAGCACTCCGGCACGATGCAGGCCGGGCGCCAGGACCTGGCGATCGTGATCGCGCCCGGCTCGGGCACCGGCGAACTGGCGGGCATCGCCGGCACGGCCACGATCGACATCGAAGGCAAGCAGCACTACTACACGCTGCGCTATACGTTGCCGGCGCGCTGA
- a CDS encoding sensor histidine kinase, with translation MMLRDTVFASWMTAVREQVRFAHELPAPLLLDTLPIFYEQLCSVASGEIFNYRQSTLASEHGGERARLTGYDVETVAHELQLFRSVLFTTWGNAGFAISRDQAARLNSLIDEAIRESITGFILSKAAAREQFSTAAVHDIRAQLSAAAMAVDHLLEGQQTEASRELGALASQRLARIGSMLSEMLDMSMICPPATDTPELQWLDLHDVLLGVVRSSTAASRVNVMATAVHGFWHRDSISKAIENLISNAVEYSDPGTPITAMLRCYGGRVALSITNEGPPIPPDRIEAIFQLYKRTAMKGEGGWQIGLPFVRSVAEQHAGSIAVECRHGATTFIFDSPIDPRPILMARMRR, from the coding sequence ATGATGTTGCGCGATACCGTCTTTGCCTCGTGGATGACCGCGGTACGGGAGCAGGTACGCTTTGCACATGAGTTACCAGCGCCGCTGCTGCTGGATACCTTGCCGATCTTTTATGAGCAGTTGTGCTCCGTGGCGTCCGGTGAAATATTCAATTATCGTCAATCAACCCTGGCTTCCGAACATGGCGGCGAGCGTGCGCGACTCACCGGATATGACGTTGAAACCGTCGCGCATGAGCTTCAGCTCTTCAGAAGTGTCTTATTCACCACGTGGGGGAATGCCGGCTTTGCCATCTCCCGCGACCAGGCAGCCAGACTTAACTCCCTGATCGATGAAGCCATCCGCGAATCGATAACAGGCTTCATCCTGAGCAAGGCGGCTGCGCGAGAACAGTTCAGTACAGCTGCGGTGCACGACATTCGTGCCCAGCTCTCCGCTGCAGCGATGGCCGTCGATCACCTTCTCGAGGGACAGCAGACTGAAGCCTCGCGCGAGCTTGGAGCACTGGCGTCGCAGCGTCTGGCGCGCATCGGGTCGATGCTGTCCGAGATGCTCGATATGTCGATGATTTGTCCTCCCGCGACTGACACGCCGGAGCTCCAGTGGCTTGATCTTCACGACGTCCTCCTGGGCGTGGTTCGATCCTCGACCGCCGCTTCCCGCGTCAACGTGATGGCAACCGCTGTGCATGGATTCTGGCATCGTGATTCGATATCGAAGGCGATCGAGAACCTGATATCGAACGCTGTCGAGTACAGTGATCCCGGAACGCCCATCACGGCGATGCTGCGTTGCTATGGTGGCCGTGTCGCCTTATCCATTACCAACGAAGGTCCGCCGATCCCCCCGGACAGGATCGAAGCGATCTTCCAGCTCTACAAAAGAACCGCCATGAAGGGAGAAGGCGGGTGGCAAATCGGTTTGCCGTTCGTGCGCAGCGTGGCTGAACAACATGCAGGAAGCATAGCTGTCGAGTGCCGACATGGCGCCACCACGTTCATTTTCGACAGCCCCATCGATCCCCGCCCGATCCTCATGGCACGGATGCGGCGGTAG
- a CDS encoding hybrid sensor histidine kinase/response regulator, translated as MILRRGITLSLRHLLILLTAIGFLPLALLGTWGLMTAADVQQREQDRSMLELARALSSAVDAEHDGAASALTGLARTPQLQGGDLAAFHDMARRQAAAQTGWLGVILSDKAGHAVLRTMAPFGAPAAPVADPASLARAVATGKSVAGSVMRGKGGRAAFPVRVPVDLPDGRRYVLSAVIAPDRIVNVIRRQRAPGDWVIAVMDGTGRRVARSRDHERFVGGAGSPGLQRLLRSGAEGTGDSRTIENVEVRTAFTTSARWGWTVVVSAPTASLRLPLLQGALVYAAGLVLTLAACIALASLLARRIVRRIDCLVQQAAALGAGKPVDVEPSRVREIEQMGQALAAAAAARDRHERERSTLLASLERAVASQQAALAEAREAGRAKDEFLAVLGHELRNPLSPIVASLDLMDLRGETGAQRERAVLRRQVAHLKRLVDDLLDVSRIASGKLALELRPVDLADIARQAVAAASGMEVTLEAPASLWVLGDDSRLAQVLSNLLSNAGRFGGGTAAVSLSTAAGPDAEQGMARLAVSDRGTGMAPELLARVFEPFYQAPQQLARRTGGLGLGLAIVRKLVELHGGHVTAHSAGPGQGSTFEVLLPLAQCGQAPVAAPDVPVAQGLRVLLVDDNEDAARASALMLEHIGLDVQVAHTAHEALAAYGGSGADAALLDIGLPDMDGYALAVALREAAGGRALRLVALTGYGQKGDVARALDAGFDLHLTKPASLDDLRRALAA; from the coding sequence ATGATCCTACGCCGCGGCATCACCCTCAGCCTGCGCCACCTGCTGATCCTGCTGACGGCAATCGGTTTCCTGCCGCTGGCGCTGCTCGGCACGTGGGGCCTGATGACGGCCGCCGACGTGCAGCAGCGCGAGCAGGACCGCTCGATGCTGGAACTGGCGCGGGCGTTGTCCTCGGCCGTCGATGCCGAGCATGATGGCGCGGCGTCGGCGCTGACCGGATTGGCGCGCACGCCGCAGCTGCAGGGCGGCGACCTGGCCGCGTTCCACGACATGGCCAGGCGGCAGGCCGCGGCACAGACGGGCTGGCTCGGTGTGATCCTGTCCGACAAGGCCGGCCACGCGGTATTGCGCACGATGGCGCCGTTCGGCGCGCCCGCCGCGCCCGTGGCCGATCCCGCCAGCCTGGCGCGGGCGGTTGCGACGGGCAAGTCCGTGGCCGGCAGCGTGATGCGGGGAAAGGGTGGCCGCGCCGCCTTTCCCGTGCGCGTCCCCGTCGACCTGCCGGATGGCCGCCGCTATGTGCTGTCCGCCGTCATCGCGCCGGACCGCATCGTCAACGTGATCCGCCGCCAGCGCGCACCCGGCGACTGGGTGATCGCCGTGATGGATGGCACCGGTCGGCGCGTGGCCCGTTCGCGCGACCATGAGCGTTTCGTCGGCGGGGCGGGCAGCCCCGGGCTGCAGCGCCTGCTGCGCAGCGGGGCCGAGGGGACCGGCGATTCACGGACGATCGAGAACGTGGAAGTGCGCACCGCCTTCACCACGTCGGCGCGCTGGGGCTGGACCGTGGTCGTCAGCGCGCCCACCGCGTCGCTGCGGCTGCCGCTGCTGCAGGGCGCGCTCGTCTACGCGGCCGGGCTGGTGCTTACGCTGGCGGCCTGCATCGCGCTGGCGTCGCTGCTCGCACGGCGCATCGTGCGCCGCATCGACTGCCTCGTGCAACAGGCCGCCGCGCTTGGCGCCGGCAAGCCGGTCGATGTCGAGCCTTCGCGCGTGCGCGAGATCGAACAGATGGGACAGGCGCTGGCCGCCGCGGCGGCCGCGCGCGACCGGCACGAGCGTGAGCGCTCGACCCTGCTGGCGTCGCTCGAGCGGGCCGTCGCTTCGCAGCAGGCGGCGCTGGCCGAGGCGCGCGAGGCCGGCCGGGCCAAGGATGAATTCCTGGCCGTGCTGGGCCACGAGCTGCGCAATCCGCTCAGCCCGATCGTGGCGTCGCTCGACCTGATGGACCTGCGCGGCGAGACGGGTGCCCAGCGCGAGCGCGCCGTGCTGCGGCGCCAGGTGGCCCACCTGAAGCGGCTGGTCGATGACCTGCTCGACGTGTCGCGCATCGCGTCGGGCAAGCTCGCGCTGGAGCTGCGGCCCGTGGACCTGGCCGACATCGCGCGGCAGGCCGTTGCCGCCGCGTCCGGCATGGAGGTCACGCTGGAGGCGCCGGCGTCGCTGTGGGTGCTCGGCGACGACAGCCGGCTCGCGCAGGTGCTGAGCAACCTGCTGTCGAACGCGGGCCGCTTTGGCGGCGGGACAGCAGCCGTTTCCCTCTCGACGGCGGCCGGCCCGGATGCGGAGCAGGGCATGGCCCGGCTGGCAGTCAGCGACCGCGGTACCGGGATGGCGCCGGAGCTGCTGGCGCGCGTGTTCGAACCTTTCTACCAGGCGCCGCAGCAGCTGGCGCGCCGCACGGGGGGCCTCGGGCTGGGGCTGGCCATCGTGCGCAAGCTCGTCGAGCTGCATGGCGGCCACGTGACGGCGCACAGTGCCGGTCCGGGGCAGGGCAGCACGTTCGAGGTATTGTTGCCCCTGGCGCAATGCGGGCAGGCGCCCGTGGCCGCGCCCGATGTACCGGTGGCGCAGGGCTTGCGGGTGTTGCTGGTGGACGACAACGAGGATGCCGCGCGGGCCAGCGCGCTGATGCTCGAGCACATCGGCCTGGACGTGCAGGTGGCGCACACGGCGCACGAGGCGCTGGCGGCCTATGGCGGCAGCGGCGCCGATGCCGCGCTGCTCGACATCGGCTTGCCCGACATGGATGGCTATGCGCTGGCCGTGGCGCTGCGAGAAGCGGCCGGCGGCAGGGCGCTGCGGCTGGTCGCGCTGACGGGCTATGGACAGAAGGGCGATGTGGCACGCGCACTCGATGCCGGCTTCGACCTGCACCTGACGAAACCGGCTTCGCTTGACGACCTCCGGCGCGCGCTCGCCGCCTGA